One stretch of Nycticebus coucang isolate mNycCou1 chromosome 7, mNycCou1.pri, whole genome shotgun sequence DNA includes these proteins:
- the LOC128590254 gene encoding 60S ribosomal protein L7a-like, translated as MPKGKKAKRKKVAPAPAVVKKQEAKKVVNPLFEKRPKNFGIGQDIQPKRDLTRFVKWPRYIRLQRQRAILYKRLKVPPAIDQFTQALDGQTATQLLKLAGKYRPETKQEKKQRLLARAEKKAAGKGDVPTKRPPVLRAGVNTVTTLVENRKAQLVVTAHDVDPTELVVFLPALCRKMGVPYCIIKGKARLGRLVHRKTCTTVAFTQVNSEDKGALAKLVEAIRTNYNDRYDEIRRH; from the coding sequence ATGCCGAAAGGGAAGAAGGCCAAGAGGAAGAAGGTGGCCCCGGCCCCCGCCGTGGTGAAGAAGCAGGAGGCCAAGAAGGTAGTGAATCCTCTGTTCGAGAAAAGGCCGAAGAACTTCGGCATTGGACAGGACATCCAGCCCAAAAGGGACCTCACCCGGTTTGTCAAATGGCCCCGCTACATCCGGTTGCAGCGGCAAAGAGCCATCCTCTACAAGCGGCTGAAAGTGCCTCCCGCCATTGATCAGTTCACCCAGGCCTTGGACGGCCAAACAGCTACTCAGCTGCTTAAGCTGGCCGGCAAGTACAGACCAGAgacaaagcaagaaaagaagcagCGACTGTTGGCCCGGGCTGAGAAGAAAGCTGCCGGCAAAGGAGATGTCCCCACTAAGAGACCACCTGTCCTTAGAGCAGGGGTTAACACTGTCACCACGTTGGTGGAGAACAGGAAGGCCCAGCTGGTGGTGACTGCACATGATGTGGATCCCACTGAGTTGGTTGTCTTCCTGCCTGCCCTATGTCGGAAGATGGGGGTCCCTTACTGCATTATCAAGGGGAAGGCCAGGCTGGGGCGTCTGGTCCATAGGAAGACCTGCACCACTGTGGCCTTCACGCAGGTTAACTCGGAAGACAAAGGAGCTCTAGCTAAGCTGGTGGAAGCCATCAGGACCAATTACAATGACAGATACGATGAGATCCGCCGTCACTGA